One genomic window of Mus pahari chromosome 23, PAHARI_EIJ_v1.1, whole genome shotgun sequence includes the following:
- the LOC110312761 gene encoding coiled-coil domain-containing protein 121-like, with protein MESQGQNYPNWNTGGRRATIFPQREGAKTSIPSTIPAQLEETAFLTPSYRTILSRKRALCDIRVRWPELDYKEQKAMGEDSYHVWFPSLHRKLTDVSSCSSEVSINLRNQESSHSEVYNPSYVPGCLSEAPYVTILNSYLKPESMTQLEKRVRRKTLVVMNQLEQEKEAAKFRRAVLLRETRELQDEKSYEEAENKPFWEFLTKKNQETQEKYDSLWKEYMQQYQEVKDRRREVVSTFTSRTGNLQRQLMENKKLEAGLKKKLKALAPIAHIKESQDCEIETLELEKASLVAGIPFMDREAHFQFLKDRAALAKQVEDLNLLESGEDITRELKKKTKAWDTAAKQAHEDFCHSVNARNRQLRTELQQLDWEFCNLEDRREKLERRKQRWKEQQWYLEALARGRERLQQGEYRRQEREHRRQQREHHWQQREHPALDRLLGARQKANPKKWPPHPRKQTGAEAGALHKE; from the coding sequence ATGGAGTCCCAAGGTCAAAATTACCCAAACTGGAACACTGGGGGCAGACGTGCTACCATCTTTCCCCAGAGAGAAGGAGCCAAGACCTCAATACCCTCCACAATCCCTGCTCAACTTGAAGAGACTGCTTTCCTGACACCCAGCTACCGGACTATCCTGAGCAGGAAAAGGGCTTTGTGTGACATCAGGGTGAGATGGCCAGAGCTAGACTACAAGGAACAGAAGGCAATGGGAGAGGATTCTTACCACGTATGGTTCCCTTCCCTCCACAGAAAGCTCACAGATGTAAGCTCCTGTTCCTCGGAGGTTAGCATCAACCTCAGAAATCAGGAAAGCAGCCACAGTGAGGTCTACAATCCCTCATATGTCCCGGGCTGCCTTTCAGAGGCTCCTTACGTGACCATTCTCAACAGCTACCTGAAACCAGAGTCAATGACACAGCTGGAGaagagggtgaggaggaagaCCCTGGTGGTCATGAATCAGTTggagcaggagaaggaagctGCTAAGTTTCGGAGGGCAGTGCTGCTGAGGGAGACGAGGGAGCTTCAGGATGAAAAGTCTTAcgaggaagcagagaacaagccCTTCTGGGAATTCCTGACGAAGAAAAACCAGGAAACCCAGGAGAAGTACGACTCCCTGTGGAAAGAGTACATGCAGCAGTATCAGGAGGTCAAGGACAGGAGGCGAGAGGTGGTCTCTACCTTCACCTCCCGCACCGGAAACCTCCAGAGGCAGCTGATGGAGAACAAGAAGCTCGAGGCCGGCTTGAAGAAGAAGCTGAAGGCTCTGGCGCCCATTGCGCACATAAAGGAGAGCCAGGACTGTGAGATAGAAACCTTAGAGTTGGAGAAGGCCAGCTTAGTAGCTGGCATCCCCTTCATGGACCGCGAGGCACACTTTCAGTTCCTGAAGGACAGGGCCGCCTTGGCGAAGCAAGTGGAGGATCTGAACCTGCTGGAGTCTGGAGAGGACATCACCAGGGAGCTAAAGAAGAAGACCAAGGCCTGGGACACCGCGGCCAAACAGGCTCACGAGGACTTCTGCCACAGTGTCAATGCTCGGAACAGGCAGCTGCGAACAGAGCTCCAGCAGCTGGACTGGGAGTTCTGCAACCTGGAGGACCGGAGGGAGAAGCTGGAACGGAGAAAGCAGCGGTGGAAAGAGCAGCAGTGGTACCTGGAGGCTCTGGCCCGGGGGAGGGAGCGCCTGCAGCAGGGGGAGTATCGCCGGCAGGAACGGGAGCATCGCCGGCAGCAGCGGGAGCACCACTGGCAGCAGCGGGAGCACCCAGCACTGGACCGTCTACTGGGTGCCAGGCAGAAAGCCAATCCTAAGAAATGGCCGCCACATCCCAGAAAGCAGACTGGAGCTGAAGCTGGAGCACTACACAAAGAATGA